A region from the Arachis ipaensis cultivar K30076 chromosome B01, Araip1.1, whole genome shotgun sequence genome encodes:
- the LOC107605183 gene encoding putative protein FAR1-RELATED SEQUENCE 10, with protein MKQDAVVVAVVNVVAAVAAGCGGDGGGTVGGIFKNTEMNEKYQEDDDFNQQEELVSDQYMMDEQNEFEQDFRDEFTEGAYFSESNQSEDILEAAYAVDSVQDITTLNFSKNFTDEISKYHFSTLQLAFDFYLKYSKSKGFSARKSKTFKNSVGEIYKQKFVCHRQGFREEKYYTMEKRKKEPRLETRTRCEARMDVKFVPETGRWHIFYFSDEHNHDLLDTQFSAMLPAHRKMLEADIM; from the exons ATGAAACAGGACGCCGTGGTGGTTGCCGTGGTCAACGTCGTCGCTGCTGTGGCTGCGGGATGCGGTGGCGATGGCGGTGGAACTGTGGGTG GTATATTTAAGAACACTGAGATGAATGAGAAATACCAGGAGGACGATGACTTTAACCAACAAGAAGAGCTAGTAAGTGACCAATATATGATGGATGAACAGAATGAATTCGAACAAGATTTCAGAGATGAATTTACTGAGGGAGCGTATTTTTCTGAATCTAATCAGTCAGAAGATATCCTTGAAGCTGCTTATGCGGTTGACTCCGTGCAAGACATTACAACTTTgaattttagtaaaaattttaCGGATGAAATTAGCAAATATCACTTTTCTACTTTGCAGCTTGCATTTGATTTTTATCTGAAGTACTCAAAGTCTAAGGGCTTTAGTGCAAGGAAGAGCAAGACCTTCAAGAATAGTGTTGGCGAGATTTACAAACAAAAGTTTGTATGTCATAGGCAAGGATTCAGGGAGGAGAAATATTACACGATggaaaaaaggaagaaggagCCTAGATTGGAAACAAGAACTAGATGTGAAGCTCGAATGGATGTTAAATTTGTACCAGAAACTGGAAGGTGGCATATCTTTTATTTCTCTGACGAACACAACCATGATCTATTGGATACACAATTCAGTGCTATGTTGCCTGCCCACAGAAAAATGTTAGAGGCAGATATTATGTAA
- the LOC107605194 gene encoding protein FAR1-RELATED SEQUENCE 5-like, with amino-acid sequence MMNMLKSGISTSQIFGLLASQAGGYEFVGYGPRDMYNEIARQRRQIPSDAARVLKKLEAMRLKDPQLYFKACHDSRGLLCNLFWSNGISQLDYRLFGDVIAFDATYKKNKYSCPLVIFSGVNHHNQTIVFAAALVVDETTDTYIWLLCQLMFAMKGKTLTSIITDGAMAIRNAVRVVFFKVRHRLCAWHLIRNATSNVGNLSFTSKFRKIMLGDYEIPVFKHKWVHLIEEFGLEDKPWVINMYEEKHMWATAYIRGKFFAGFRTTSRCEGLHSVVARYVGSRYDLISFVEHFQRCVAHLRFKEFNADYESTRGVPVMQTCIELLERYAAELYT; translated from the coding sequence ATGATGAACATGCTAAAGTCAGGGATTAGCACTTCGCAGATATTTGGTCTTCTAGCTAGTCAAGCAGGCGGGTATGAATTTGTTGGCTATGGTCCCAGAGATATGTACAATGAGATTGCTCGGCAAAGGCGTCAAATTCCTAGTGATGCAGCACGAGTGTTGAAGAAGTTGGAGGCTATGCGGTTGAAGGATCCACAATTATATTTCAAGGCATGTCATGATTCAAGAGGTTTGTTATGTAACTTGTTCTGGTCTAATGGGATTAGCCAACTAGACTACCGACTGTTCGGGGATGTTATTGCTTTTGATGCTACGTACAAGAAGAACAAGTATAGTTGTCCATTAGTCATATTCAGCGGGGTTAACCACCACAACCAAACAATTGTTTTTGCTGCTGCGTTAGTTGTGGATGAAACTACTGATACATATATTTGGCTCCTGTGTCAGctcatgtttgcaatgaagggCAAGACCCTGACCTCAATAATAACAGATGGGGCCATGGCGATTAGGAATGCAGTGAGAGTTGTATTTTTCAAAGTTAGACATAGATTATGCGCTTGGCACCTTATTCGAAATGCAACTAGCAATGTTGGAAATCTATCGTTTACATCTAAATTCAGAAAAATCATGTTGGGAGACTACGAGATTCCCGTGTTTAAGCATAAGTGGGTTCATCTTATTGAAGAATTTGGCCTTGAGGATAAGCCGTGGGTGATCAACATGTACGAAGAGAAGCATATGTGGGCTACTGCATATATAAGAGGAAAATTCTTTGCTGGCTTTAGAACTACTTCAAGATGTGAAGGTTTACACTCAGTTGTCGCAAGGTATGTGGGGTCGCGGTATGATTTGATAAGTTTTGTAGAGCATTTTCAAAGGTGTGTTGCACACTTGCGCTTTAAAGAATTTAATGCTGATTATGAATCTACACGTGGGGTGCCCGTCATGCAGACTTGTATAGAGCTGCTAGAGAGATATGCTGCTGAGTTATacacttga